Proteins encoded within one genomic window of Kibdelosporangium phytohabitans:
- a CDS encoding arabinofuranosyltransferase → MIDAVGRSQSPVLDGEPDAGRTAVVPPPPPSDVPSGRRLAMLGGEIAAGVAVAAVVSVVLQIMVNRWFIPHPTNLPIAVATMCTVILVLVGVLLAARRVWPRWATPLTWAGLSALGTLALAFMLKGTRYYLGGVQEDQSFRLQYLARLTSSASLADMSYVDVPGFYPAGWFWLGGRFAHLTGLPSWAAFKPWAILTFAVIAVIAFALWSVLVERRVAVLIAMLTCIAGLRIGATEPYSWMAVAVIPPLAVLAWRMLRDLRRPDPAKLLGPVLVLGLFLGSFGAVYTLFFGFFGLVLVLLAVVNVVVAWRTGGKEIGRLVRRTLGRAGLVALIALGPVLLVWTPYLLELLAGHETKNLAARFLPTESIYLPTPMLEFSVNGALCMIGLIWLVLSLRRSPIAVALSVVAGTCYLWYLMSTVALAGGTTLLPFRTETILVTSLYCAAVLGAVDFARWAVTRVPAVRVRALAGVLAFAALLSLAQTVPLQHKRVIASAFNDYYPTGGNAHGVNDPGTPDFWYPQVDKAIQRMTGKKPEQLVILTNSWVLTSGQPYWTYISIIAQFGNPMIDHEARRTAVDGWARTTSSRDLIAQLDKAPGTPPSVFVFLRDDKNGGELHTRLSYDDYPRDPNTPSYEVIFKPSAFAGPEFIREDVGPHTVIVRR, encoded by the coding sequence GTGATCGACGCGGTCGGCAGATCCCAGTCCCCAGTGCTCGACGGCGAACCCGACGCCGGGCGAACCGCGGTGGTCCCGCCACCGCCGCCTTCGGACGTCCCGTCCGGGCGGCGGCTCGCGATGCTCGGCGGCGAGATCGCCGCCGGGGTGGCGGTCGCGGCGGTCGTCAGCGTCGTGCTGCAGATCATGGTCAACCGCTGGTTCATCCCGCATCCGACCAACCTGCCGATCGCGGTCGCGACCATGTGCACCGTCATCCTGGTGCTGGTCGGGGTGCTGTTGGCGGCCCGCCGGGTCTGGCCGCGCTGGGCGACCCCGCTGACCTGGGCCGGGCTGTCCGCGCTCGGCACGCTCGCGCTCGCCTTCATGCTCAAGGGCACCCGTTACTACCTCGGCGGTGTCCAGGAGGACCAGTCGTTCCGCCTGCAGTACCTGGCCAGGCTCACCAGTTCGGCCTCGCTGGCCGACATGAGCTACGTCGACGTCCCCGGGTTCTACCCGGCCGGCTGGTTCTGGCTCGGCGGGCGGTTCGCGCACCTGACCGGTTTGCCGTCGTGGGCGGCGTTCAAGCCGTGGGCGATCCTCACGTTCGCCGTGATCGCGGTCATCGCGTTCGCGCTGTGGAGCGTGCTGGTGGAGCGCCGAGTCGCCGTCCTGATCGCGATGCTGACCTGCATCGCCGGGCTTCGCATCGGGGCGACGGAGCCGTATTCGTGGATGGCCGTCGCTGTCATCCCGCCGCTGGCCGTCCTCGCCTGGCGGATGCTGCGTGACCTGCGCAGGCCCGATCCGGCCAAGCTGCTCGGGCCGGTGCTGGTCCTCGGGCTGTTCCTCGGTTCCTTCGGCGCCGTCTACACCTTGTTCTTCGGGTTCTTCGGGCTCGTGCTGGTTCTGCTCGCCGTGGTGAACGTGGTCGTGGCGTGGCGGACCGGGGGCAAGGAGATCGGCAGGCTCGTCCGCCGCACGCTGGGGCGTGCGGGGCTGGTCGCCCTGATCGCGCTGGGCCCTGTGCTGCTGGTGTGGACGCCGTACCTGCTCGAACTCCTGGCCGGCCACGAGACGAAGAACCTCGCGGCCCGGTTCCTGCCAACGGAAAGCATCTACCTGCCGACGCCGATGCTGGAGTTCTCGGTCAACGGCGCGCTGTGCATGATCGGCTTGATCTGGCTGGTGCTGTCGCTGCGGCGCAGCCCGATCGCGGTCGCGCTCAGCGTCGTGGCCGGCACCTGCTACCTCTGGTACCTCATGTCCACGGTCGCGCTGGCCGGCGGCACCACGTTGCTGCCGTTCCGGACCGAGACGATCCTGGTGACGTCGCTGTACTGCGCGGCGGTGCTCGGAGCGGTGGACTTCGCGCGCTGGGCCGTCACGCGCGTTCCCGCGGTGCGGGTGCGGGCCCTGGCCGGTGTGCTCGCGTTCGCCGCGCTGCTGTCCCTGGCTCAGACGGTCCCGCTGCAGCACAAGCGCGTGATCGCCAGCGCCTTCAACGACTACTACCCGACCGGGGGCAACGCGCACGGCGTCAACGACCCGGGCACGCCCGACTTCTGGTACCCCCAGGTCGACAAGGCGATCCAGCGGATGACCGGCAAGAAGCCGGAGCAGCTGGTGATCCTGACCAACTCATGGGTGCTGACCAGCGGGCAGCCGTACTGGACCTACATCTCGATCATCGCCCAGTTCGGCAACCCGATGATCGACCACGAGGCTCGCCGGACCGCCGTGGACGGCTGGGCCCGCACCACCAGCTCGCGTGACCTGATCGCCCAGCTGGACAAGGCGCCGGGCACGCCGCCGAGCGTCTTCGTGTTCCTCCGCGACGACAAGAACGGCGGCGAACTGCACACCAGGCTGAGCTACGACGACTACCCGCGCGACCCGAACACGCCGAGCTACGAGGTCATCTTCAAGCCCTCCGCGTTCGCCGGGCCCGAGTTCATCCGCGAGGACGTCGGCCCGCACACCGTCATCGTCCGGCGTTAG
- a CDS encoding FAD-dependent monooxygenase — translation MTHDVIISGAGPCGLTLACELRLRGVNVLVIDRLPEPDLTIKAGAINIPTAEAFYRRGLLPQLTAAHEDSMAKFRGGLPKNTGKPRTPPKFAGHFAALWLDSANFDYEDPAFHGRGPAGEIGFVVQQQVEAILGDWADELGVEVQRGVRLTGFDADDSGVTVHAGDRTFRADWLVGSDGGRSAVRKLAGFDFPGTEPEITGHQAIVTMEGQEGLARGWNTTPTGIYAFGPQPGRILTVRFDGPPVDRDAEITVAELEKSIRAVSGVDVRVTGIESATRFTDNARQATTYRIGRVLLAGDAAHVHSPFGGQGLNLSVGDAMNLGWKLAATINGWAPENLLDTYTTERHPLGAWVLDWTRAQIALMRPDGHAQALRAVISELITTKDATTYFAKKISGVWHRYDLPGDHPLIGRSAPDLVLADATALADHLHDGRGLLLDLGGLPAHAEIPADRVNVVSTKCADEPDLPGLLVRPDGVVAWAGGDGLDDALRAWFATSVVSTPNAGR, via the coding sequence ATGACCCACGACGTGATCATCTCCGGAGCCGGGCCGTGCGGCCTGACACTCGCCTGCGAACTGCGGCTGCGCGGCGTGAACGTGCTCGTCATCGACCGCCTCCCCGAACCCGACCTGACCATCAAGGCGGGTGCGATCAACATCCCCACAGCCGAGGCCTTCTACCGGCGCGGGCTGCTGCCGCAACTGACCGCGGCGCACGAGGATTCGATGGCGAAGTTCCGCGGCGGCCTGCCCAAGAACACAGGCAAACCCCGTACCCCACCGAAGTTCGCCGGTCACTTCGCGGCGCTCTGGCTCGACAGCGCCAACTTCGACTACGAAGACCCGGCGTTCCACGGCCGCGGCCCGGCCGGCGAGATCGGATTCGTTGTCCAGCAACAAGTCGAGGCGATCCTCGGCGACTGGGCGGACGAACTGGGCGTCGAGGTCCAGCGCGGCGTGCGGCTGACCGGATTCGACGCCGACGACTCAGGCGTGACCGTGCACGCGGGCGACCGGACCTTCCGGGCGGACTGGCTGGTGGGCAGCGACGGCGGCCGCAGCGCGGTGCGCAAGCTGGCGGGCTTCGACTTCCCCGGCACCGAACCGGAAATCACCGGGCACCAGGCGATCGTGACGATGGAAGGCCAAGAAGGACTGGCCCGCGGCTGGAACACCACACCGACCGGGATCTACGCGTTCGGCCCGCAGCCCGGCCGGATCCTCACCGTGCGGTTCGACGGCCCACCGGTGGACCGCGACGCCGAGATCACCGTGGCGGAACTGGAGAAGAGCATCCGCGCCGTGTCCGGTGTGGACGTTCGCGTCACCGGGATCGAGTCGGCGACCAGGTTCACCGACAACGCCAGGCAGGCCACGACGTACCGGATCGGCCGCGTCCTGCTGGCGGGCGACGCGGCACACGTGCACTCCCCGTTCGGCGGCCAGGGACTGAACCTGAGCGTCGGCGACGCGATGAACCTCGGCTGGAAACTCGCGGCCACGATCAACGGCTGGGCACCGGAGAACCTGCTGGACACCTACACCACCGAACGCCACCCGCTCGGCGCGTGGGTGCTGGACTGGACCCGCGCGCAGATCGCGTTGATGCGCCCGGACGGACACGCCCAGGCGCTGCGTGCGGTGATCAGCGAACTGATCACCACCAAGGACGCGACGACGTACTTCGCCAAGAAGATCTCCGGCGTCTGGCACCGCTACGACCTGCCCGGCGACCACCCGCTGATCGGCCGCAGCGCGCCGGACCTCGTCCTGGCCGACGCCACCGCGCTGGCCGACCACCTGCACGACGGCCGCGGGCTCCTGCTGGACCTCGGCGGCCTGCCCGCCCACGCCGAGATCCCGGCGGACCGCGTGAACGTCGTCAGCACCAAGTGCGCCGACGAACCAGACCTCCCCGGCCTGCTCGTGCGCCCGGACGGCGTCGTGGCGTGGGCCGGGGGTGACGGCCTGGACGACGCGCTGCGAGCCTGGTTCGCGACCTCAGTGGTCAGTACACCTAACGCCGGACGATGA
- a CDS encoding TetR/AcrR family transcriptional regulator, which yields MASLRERKKAETRQRITDVATLMFVARGFDNVSIAEIAEAADVSKVTVFNYFPRKEDIFFDREPQAQELLTTAVRDRETDESPVQAVRRLFIRQAEQGHPLGGFQDRFVAFWRTVLDSAALRARAREGMDELTACLAKAIAETSDDPSPDVTAAVIMATFRAVFARGIARMSAGSTAAEVTADHVAAINRAFDRLAGGIS from the coding sequence ATGGCATCCTTGCGGGAGCGGAAGAAGGCGGAGACGCGGCAGCGCATCACCGACGTGGCCACGTTGATGTTCGTGGCACGCGGGTTCGACAACGTCTCCATCGCCGAGATCGCCGAGGCCGCGGACGTGTCCAAGGTCACGGTGTTCAACTACTTCCCGCGCAAGGAAGACATCTTCTTCGACCGGGAGCCACAGGCCCAGGAGCTGCTCACCACGGCCGTCCGCGACCGCGAGACGGACGAGTCGCCTGTCCAGGCCGTGCGGCGCCTGTTCATCCGGCAGGCCGAGCAAGGGCACCCGCTCGGCGGGTTCCAGGACCGGTTCGTCGCCTTCTGGCGCACAGTGCTGGACTCCGCCGCCCTGCGGGCGAGGGCACGGGAGGGCATGGATGAACTGACGGCGTGCCTGGCCAAGGCGATCGCCGAGACCAGCGACGACCCGTCGCCGGACGTGACCGCCGCCGTGATCATGGCGACCTTCCGGGCGGTCTTCGCGCGGGGGATCGCCCGCATGTCCGCCGGGAGCACCGCGGCCGAGGTCACGGCCGATCACGTCGCCGCGATCAACCGTGCCTTCGACCGGCTCGCCGGGGGGATTTCCTAG
- a CDS encoding decaprenylphospho-beta-D-erythro-pentofuranosid-2-ulose 2-reductase yields MIDAVGSPQSLLLLGGTSEIGLAVAERYARARPSLRVTLAGRPSDRLDAAAARLRDLGATVTTLPFDARQPDTHTEVIEKAFADGDIDVTVLAFGVLGDQEEAWTNVDVARELAEINYVAAVTVGVPLAERLRKQGHGSLVALSSAAGERARRSNFVYGSTKAGFDAFYTGLTYALKEHGVTVTVVRPGFVRTKMTEGQKPAPLSQTADQVAEVIVDAVRTRREQVWAPAVFRGVMSILRHVPRPIFRKLPF; encoded by the coding sequence GTGATCGACGCGGTTGGCAGCCCACAGTCCCTGTTGTTGCTCGGCGGCACCTCCGAGATCGGCCTCGCGGTCGCCGAGCGCTACGCCCGTGCCCGCCCTTCGCTGCGGGTCACGCTGGCAGGCCGCCCCTCGGACCGGCTGGACGCGGCCGCGGCCCGGCTGCGTGACCTGGGCGCGACGGTCACGACGTTGCCGTTCGACGCGCGGCAGCCGGACACGCACACCGAGGTGATCGAGAAGGCGTTCGCGGACGGCGACATCGACGTCACGGTCCTGGCGTTCGGTGTGCTCGGTGACCAGGAGGAAGCCTGGACGAACGTCGACGTGGCGCGTGAGCTCGCCGAGATCAACTACGTGGCCGCGGTGACCGTCGGCGTGCCGCTGGCCGAGCGCCTGCGCAAGCAGGGCCACGGCTCGCTTGTCGCGTTGTCGTCCGCCGCCGGTGAGCGGGCTCGTCGGTCGAACTTCGTGTACGGCTCGACCAAGGCCGGTTTCGACGCGTTCTACACGGGCCTGACGTATGCGCTGAAGGAGCATGGCGTGACTGTCACGGTCGTGCGTCCCGGTTTCGTGCGCACGAAGATGACCGAGGGCCAGAAGCCCGCGCCGCTGTCGCAGACGGCCGACCAGGTGGCCGAGGTCATCGTCGACGCCGTGCGGACGCGGCGTGAGCAGGTGTGGGCGCCAGCGGTGTTCCGTGGCGTGATGTCGATCCTGCGGCACGTGCCGCGGCCGATCTTCCGCAAGCTGCCCTTCTAG